A section of the Bombus fervidus isolate BK054 chromosome 9, iyBomFerv1, whole genome shotgun sequence genome encodes:
- the LOC139990885 gene encoding venom protease, which translates to MRLSTRTSIIFFSVLLCGSISCNAQYEGDSCTIDGSPGICIALSPQNCPWVYQELLKGRSPSSICGYKNFDPIVCCPTNTPTTPNKITSTTENITPTTTDRGSVVTKGTKAKAMCEKYAKSVYQLVPSPILTSDAPLINISVCAIKTRKLIVGGTKAEPKEFPHMAAIGFETADGIDWQCGGTLISERFVLTAAHCTYSPYGGRARWVRLGDLNIERTDDDARPQNYLIIERIKHEKYQSRFAYHDIALLKLEKDVEFNAWIRPSCLPYSLPDIGTDGKATASGWGRIDYPDDPSKDLLKVTIKLIAHPVCNKSFAYESKFIRGIVDEWQICAGEVGKDTCQGDSGGPLVIFNNDYDCMYSVIGITSIGKPCGLSDPGVYTRVHHYISWIEKKVWPDL; encoded by the exons ATGCGATTATCAACGCGAAcatcgataatatttttctcagtTCTTTTGTGTGGTTCGATATCCTGTAATGCACAGTACGAAG gCGATTCATGCACTATCGATGGTTCTCCAGGTATTTGTATAGCCCTCTCTCCACAGAATTGTCCATGGGTTTATCAAGAATTATTGAAAGGGAGATCTCCATCTAGTATATGTGGGTACAAAAATTTTGATCCGATCGTGTGTTGTCCAACAAACACGCCTACTACTCCAAATAAAATCACAAGCACAACCGAAAACATAACCCCGACTACAACAGATCGAGGATCAGTGGTTACTAAAGGGACCAAGGCCAAAGCAA TGTGTGAAAAATATGCCAAATCCGTGTATCAGCTCGTACCTTCGCCAATTTTAACAAGTGACGCACCGCTAATCAATATATCAGTATGCGCGATTAAAACTCGTAAGCTGATCGTCGGTGGTACAAAGGCTGAACCAAAGGAATTCCCGCATATGGCTGCGATTGGATTTGAGACCGCCGATGGTATCGATTGGCAATGCGGAGGCACGCTAATTTCCGAAAGATTCGTTCTAACCGCTGCACATTGTACCTACAGTCCCTACGG AGGTAGAGCACGCTGGGTACGATTAGGTGACTTAAACATCGAGAGAACGGATGATGATGCGAGACCGCAAAATTACCTTATTATTGAACGGATAAAACATGAAAAGTACCAGAGCCGATTCGCATATCATGATATCGCGCtactaaaattagaaaaagacGTGGAATTTAACGCGTGGATAAGACCCAGTTGCTTACCGTACTCTTTGCCGGATATTGGTACCGATGGTAAAGCAACTGCATCCGGATGGGGAAGAATTGATTATC CTGACGACCCATCAAAAGATTTATTGAAAGTTACCATTAAATTGATAGCTCATCCGGTATGCAACAAATCATTCGCGTACGAAAGTAAATTCATACGTGGTATTGTGGATGAGTGGCAAATTTGTGCCGGTGAAGTCGGAAAAGACACCTGTCAG GGTGACAGTGGGGGCCCTCTCGTCATCTTCAACAATGATTACGATTGCATGTACAGCGTAATCGGTATAACAAGCATTGGAAAACCTTGTGGTCTCTCTGATCCCGGTGTATATACTCGCGTTCATCATTATATTTCCTGGATAGAGAAAAAAGTTTGGCCAGACTTGTGA
- the Scgbeta gene encoding sarcoglycan beta, producing the protein MDDIQLDSMSAILDACGNDTGSPSISKAEDNLSNSDGPLIRGCIRQNSCSSVQISSENINRTTIVSSYTMSASNEKLIKRRYCLWTLTFILAIIGLCNLFLNITVIVVLRISQGMEAMEVIPDENLVKFYGKTDLDRVCLQSGVCQSYGDEPMEISGNEAGVQIHVNVNNHRTDDETLAKVTILSNGTTMSKVESFEVKDPRTGTIYFTTDFPNFGLPAGVKKIDVKIAETHRITSPVNESLTVNSDDQISMQGAEGASMESKDIVWSADTDIFLRSVNGSIILDAKDGVSIDVENIPVAPLFLQNPSGHEQYKVCICMPQGKLFKVAVRAGVSSRSVNCARINRTPENDPCLR; encoded by the exons ATGGATGATATTCAATTAG ATTCAATGTCTGCCATTCTCGACGCATGTGGAAATGATACTGGATCCCCCTCGATATCAAAGGCTGAGGATAATCTATCCAACAGCGACGGACCACTGATTAGAGGCTGCATTCGTCAAAATAGTTGCAGTAGCGTTCAAATAAG TTCCGAAAACATTAATCGAACAACAATCGTGTCATCCTATACCATGTCGGCATCCAACGAGAAGTTAATAAAACGACGGTATTGTTTGTGGACCTTAACTTTTATCCTAGCGATAATTGGACTTTGTAACCTTTTTTTAAACATCACCGTAATCGTTGTCCTACGAATCAGTCAAGGAATGGAAGCAATGGAAGTGATACCTGACGAGAATCTTGTAAAGTTTTATGGGAAAACCGACTTGGACAGG GTATGCTTACAATCAGGTGTTTGTCAGAGTTACGGAGACGAGCCGATGGAAATATCCGGTAACGAAGCTGGTGTGCAAATACACGTGAATGTGAATAACCATAGAACAGACGATGAAACGCTTGCTAAAGTAACGATTTTGTCGAACGGTACCACTATGTCAAAAGTAGAATCTTTCGAAGTGAAAGACCCCAGAACCGGCACTATTTATTTCACTACCGATTTCCCCAATTTCGGATTACCTGCAGGAGTGAAGAAAATCGACGTAAAAATCGCAGAAACGCACAGAATCACGTCACCAGTTAACGAAAGTCTCACTGTAAATTCGGATGATCAAATTTCTATGCAAGGCGCAGAAGGCGCTAGCATGGAAAGCAAAGATATCGTTTGGAGCGCGGATACAGATATTTTTTTGAGAAGCGTCAACGGAAGCATTATTCTTGATGCCAAAGATGGTGTCTCTATTGATGTAGAAAACATACCAGTTGCACCACTGTTTCTGCAAAATCCATCTGGTCATGAACAATATAAAGTTTGTATTTGTATGCCACAAGGAAAACTCTTCAAAGTAGCAGTTCGTGCTGGTGTCAGCAGTCGATCAGTAAATTGCGCTCGTATCAATCGAACTCCGGAAAACGATCCTTGCTTGCGATAG
- the LOC139990886 gene encoding interleukin enhancer-binding factor 2 homolog, protein MKQRTIIIKEHNMVRGGRGGMIRGGRGGMGRGMGFPRKQFLPRHPFDYTLCEAAFPRVKPAPDESDFQMALLKKNTDMCPTPKEQTSILNLVTKLQTVLDNLIVAPGSFEACQLEEVRQVGSFKKGTMIKGHNVADIVVILKTLPTKTAVEALGTKVNNDLKSVNPKEIFRLTHTERGFDIANNEATVRVLITTLHQNLRKLESDQHLDVKICQGHLAAIRHSRWFEENAHHSSIKVLIRLLRDLRSRFEGLEPLSPWMLDLLAHNAIMNNPSRQALPINQAYKRVLQLLASGLFLPGSAGISDPCEGGNIRVHTAMTLEQQDLVCLTAQTLLRVLAHGGYRPLLEGTNKLAVEMSVWAGGVVASPLDKAYEPPTEQEQQEDMEECNEEMITESA, encoded by the exons ACATAATATGGTACGAGGTGGTCGAGGTGGAATGATTAGAGGAGGTAGAGGTGGTATGGGACGTGGAATGGGGTTTCCTAGGAAACAATTCCTTCCACGTCATCCATTTGATTATACTTTGTGCGAAGCTGCATTTCCACGTGTTAAACCCGCACCAGATGAGTCAGATTTTCAAATGGCACtgttaaaaaagaatacaGATATGTGCCCTACACCAAAGGAACAAACTTCCATTTTAAATCTAGTGACTAAACTACAGACTGTACTGGATAATTTAATAGTTGCTCCAGGCAGTTTTGAAGCTTGT CAATTGGAAGAAGTGAGACAAGTAGGTAGCTTTAAGAAGGGAACAATGATCAAGGGTCACAATGTAGCTGATATTGTTGTGATTCTTAAAACATTACCCACTAAGACAGCAGTTGAAGCGCTTGGTACAAAAGTTAATAATGACTTGAAGAGTGTTAATCCCAAAGAAATTTTCAGATTGACTCACACAGAGCGTGGCTTTGATATTGCTAATAATGAAGCCACAGTGCGTGTATTGATCACTACTCTACATCAGAACTTGAGAAAATTAGAATCAGACCAGCATTTAGATGTAAAGATATGTCAAGGCCATCTTGCTGCAATCAGACATTCTCGGTGGTTTGAGGAAAATGCTCACCATTCCAGTATAAAAGTTCTAATAAGATTACTTAGAGATTTGAGAAGTAGATTTGAAGGTCTAGAGCCATTATCTCCTTGGATGTTAGATTTATTGGCACACAATGCTATAATGAATAATCCTAGTAGACAAGCATTACCAATAAATCAGGCATATAAAAGAGTACTTCAGTTACTTGCTTCTGGACTCTTTCTTCCAGGATCTGCTG GTATTTCCGATCCATGCGAGGGTGGCAATATACGTGTACATACAGCTATGACATTAGAACAACAAGATTTGGTATGCCTTACAGCCCAGACACTATTACGTGTGTTAGCTCATGGAGGCTACAGGCCATTACTCGAGGGCACTAATAAACTTGCTGTAGAGATGAGTGTATGGGCAGGTGGTGTAGTTGCTAGTCCTTTAGACAAAGCATATGAACCTCCTACAGAACAAGAGCAGCAAGAAGATATGGAAGAATGTAATGAAGAGATGATAACAGAGAGTGCTTAG